In Simplicispira sp. 125, one DNA window encodes the following:
- the cutA gene encoding divalent-cation tolerance protein CutA has protein sequence MKLLEACAELSAVTTTVATAQEARRLAQAVLQQRLAACVQIEVIASHYHWKGTLHEESEHRLVCKTLPVAVPALLGLLRAQHPYALPELVVQPLRATAEYADWVRQEIQTVS, from the coding sequence ATGAAACTGCTGGAGGCTTGCGCTGAACTGAGCGCCGTCACAACCACGGTGGCCACCGCGCAAGAGGCCCGGCGTCTGGCGCAGGCCGTGCTGCAGCAGCGCCTGGCCGCCTGTGTGCAGATTGAGGTGATCGCCTCGCACTACCACTGGAAGGGCACGCTGCATGAAGAAAGCGAGCACCGTCTGGTGTGCAAGACCCTGCCTGTGGCCGTGCCGGCGCTGCTGGGTTTGTTGCGGGCGCAGCATCCCTACGCATTGCCTGAGCTGGTGGTGCAGCCGCTGCGGGCCACGGCGGAATATGCCGACTGGGTGCGACAGGAGATTCAGACGGTCTCCTGA
- the rpoH gene encoding RNA polymerase sigma factor RpoH → MTIQSGSATTALAPANPWALVPPLGNLDAYISAVNRLPLLTPEEEQSAARALRKDNDLDAAGKLVMSHLRLVVSISRQYLGYGLPHGDLIQEGNIGLMKAVKRFDPDQGVRLVSYAMHWIKAEIHEYILKNWRMVKVATTKAQRKLFFNLRSMKQGFKADVDANDTHRNTLSEHEIDLVAAQLKVKREEVMEMETRMSGGDVLLDPAPSDDGEQAFGPIAYLADVAHEPTSMIESRQRDELATDGIATALSSLDERSRRIVEERWLKVNDDGSGGMTLHELAAVYSVSAERIRQIEVAAMKKMKKSLAEYA, encoded by the coding sequence ATGACCATTCAATCTGGATCCGCAACGACGGCCCTGGCCCCTGCCAACCCCTGGGCGCTGGTGCCGCCGCTGGGCAATCTGGACGCCTACATTTCAGCGGTCAACCGCCTGCCACTGCTGACCCCTGAAGAAGAGCAGTCGGCCGCACGTGCCTTGCGCAAAGACAACGATCTGGATGCCGCCGGTAAGTTGGTGATGTCACACCTGCGCCTGGTGGTTTCAATCTCGCGCCAGTATTTGGGCTACGGGCTGCCGCACGGCGACTTGATCCAGGAAGGCAACATTGGTCTGATGAAGGCGGTCAAGCGCTTCGACCCGGATCAAGGCGTGCGTCTGGTCAGCTACGCCATGCATTGGATCAAAGCCGAGATCCACGAATACATCCTGAAGAACTGGCGCATGGTCAAGGTGGCCACCACCAAGGCCCAGCGCAAGCTGTTTTTCAACCTGCGCTCAATGAAGCAAGGCTTCAAGGCCGACGTTGACGCCAACGACACGCACCGCAATACGCTGTCCGAGCATGAAATCGACCTGGTGGCAGCGCAGCTCAAGGTCAAGCGCGAAGAAGTCATGGAGATGGAGACGCGCATGTCGGGCGGCGATGTGCTGCTGGATCCCGCACCTTCGGACGATGGTGAGCAGGCCTTTGGCCCCATTGCCTACCTGGCCGATGTCGCGCACGAGCCCACGTCCATGATCGAGTCGCGCCAGCGTGACGAACTGGCCACCGACGGCATTGCCACAGCCCTCTCCAGCCTGGATGAACGCAGCCGCCGCATCGTGGAAGAGCGTTGGCTCAAGGTCAACGACGATGGTTCGGGCGGCATGACGCTGCACGAACTGGCAGCGGTTTACAGCGTGAGCGCCGAACGCATCCGCCAAATCGAGGTGGCGGCCATGAAGAAAATGAAGAAAAGCCTGGCTGAATACGCCTGA
- a CDS encoding AsnC family transcriptional regulator, with protein sequence MTELDRIDRKILDILQRQGRISMTELAEQVGLSTSPCSERVRRMEREKVITGYHAKVDPAALGKTLLVFVEITLSSKSGDVFDKVRQELLHLPEVMECHLVSGSFDYLVKARLGGMSEYRHLLGDMLKKLPVTAQSHSYVVMEEVKESQVLPVDR encoded by the coding sequence ATGACCGAACTCGATCGCATCGACCGAAAAATCCTCGACATCCTGCAGCGCCAGGGCCGTATTTCCATGACCGAGCTGGCCGAGCAGGTGGGCTTGTCCACCTCGCCGTGTTCCGAGCGGGTGCGGCGCATGGAGCGTGAAAAAGTCATCACCGGGTACCACGCGAAGGTGGACCCGGCGGCGCTCGGCAAGACGCTGCTGGTGTTTGTCGAGATCACGCTCTCATCCAAGTCGGGCGACGTGTTCGACAAGGTGCGCCAGGAGCTGCTGCACCTGCCCGAGGTCATGGAGTGCCACCTGGTGTCGGGGAGCTTCGATTACCTGGTCAAGGCGCGGCTGGGCGGCATGAGCGAGTATCGTCACCTGCTGGGCGATATGCTGAAGAAGCTGCCTGTCACCGCCCAGTCCCACAGCTACGTGGTGATGGAAGAGGTCAAGGAAAGCCAGGTCCTGCCCGTGGACCGTTGA
- a CDS encoding D-amino acid dehydrogenase: MKVIVLGGGVIGTTTAYYLARAGAEVVLLDRQSGPAQETSFANAGQVSPGYSTPWAAPGIPFKAMKWMFQKHAPLSIRPDGSLFQLRWMAAMLKNCSADRYAVNKERMMRVAEYSRICLRQLRADTGIAYEHRSQGTLQLFRTQAQLDAVQRDVAVLQECGVPYELLDRDQLASVEPALAQARDRLTGGLRLPNDETGDCHMFTQQLTELARGLGVDFRFDQSVDGLLSEGGSITGVRVGGQVLTADRYVLAFGSYSRGFLEPLGLKLPVYPVKGYSLTVPLLNPALAPQSTVLDETYKVAVTRFDDRIRVGGMAELAGFDLSLNPRRRATLEMVVSDLFPGGDLPKAEFWTGLRPMTPDSTPIVGATPYANLLLNTGHGTLGWTMACGSGKLVADLAMGHTPEIRTDGLALSRYLAPARTRSAAPHSAGAAA, encoded by the coding sequence ATGAAAGTCATAGTTTTGGGTGGCGGCGTGATCGGCACCACGACTGCGTATTACCTGGCCCGCGCCGGCGCCGAAGTGGTGCTGCTCGACCGCCAGAGTGGCCCTGCGCAAGAAACCAGCTTCGCCAACGCTGGCCAGGTATCTCCCGGCTATTCAACGCCCTGGGCCGCGCCCGGCATTCCCTTCAAGGCCATGAAGTGGATGTTCCAGAAGCACGCCCCGCTCTCGATCCGGCCCGACGGCAGCCTGTTCCAGCTGCGCTGGATGGCCGCCATGCTGAAAAACTGCTCGGCCGACCGCTACGCAGTCAACAAGGAACGCATGATGCGCGTGGCCGAATACAGCCGCATCTGCCTGCGCCAGTTGCGCGCGGACACCGGCATCGCCTACGAGCACCGCAGCCAGGGCACCTTGCAGCTGTTTCGCACGCAGGCCCAGCTCGATGCCGTACAGCGCGATGTCGCGGTGCTGCAGGAATGCGGCGTACCCTACGAACTGCTGGACCGCGACCAGCTCGCCTCAGTGGAGCCTGCACTGGCGCAGGCGCGCGACCGCCTCACCGGCGGCCTGCGCCTGCCCAACGACGAAACCGGTGACTGCCACATGTTCACACAGCAGCTGACCGAGCTGGCGCGTGGCCTGGGGGTAGATTTCCGTTTTGACCAGTCGGTCGACGGCCTGCTCAGCGAAGGCGGCAGTATCACCGGTGTACGCGTGGGCGGCCAGGTGTTGACGGCCGACCGCTATGTGCTGGCGTTTGGAAGCTATTCGCGCGGCTTTCTGGAGCCGCTGGGGCTCAAGCTGCCGGTCTATCCGGTCAAGGGCTATTCACTGACGGTGCCGCTGCTCAACCCGGCGCTGGCGCCGCAATCGACCGTACTCGACGAGACCTACAAAGTAGCGGTCACGCGCTTCGACGACCGTATTCGCGTGGGTGGCATGGCCGAGCTGGCGGGGTTTGACCTCTCGCTCAATCCGCGTCGGCGCGCGACGCTGGAGATGGTGGTGAGCGACCTGTTCCCTGGCGGCGACCTGCCCAAGGCGGAGTTCTGGACGGGCCTGCGCCCCATGACACCCGACAGCACGCCGATTGTCGGCGCCACGCCCTACGCCAACCTGCTGCTCAACACCGGCCACGGCACCCTGGGCTGGACCATGGCATGCGGCTCAGGCAAGCTGGTAGCTGACTTGGCTATGGGCCATACGCCAGAAATCCGCACCGATGGGCTGGCTTTGTCGCGCTACCTGGCACCTGCCCGCACCCGCTCAGCCGCCCCCCACTCGGCGGGCGCTGCGGCCTGA
- a CDS encoding SCO family protein translates to MLKRNTLKTIAACALLVSAGGMLTACSKGKPEFRGVDISEVDYARDFPLPDHNGQQRSIKDFSGKVVVVFFGYTQCPDVCPTTMQEMAEVKRMLGKDGDRLQAIFVTVDPERDTADMLKAYMGNFDPSFLALRGTPEQTAAVAKDFKIYYKKVDGKTPTSYTMDHSAGSYIYDTQGRLRVYYRYGSGVEALAADVRTLLDEAK, encoded by the coding sequence ATGCTGAAACGCAATACTCTTAAAACGATAGCTGCTTGCGCTCTACTGGTAAGCGCTGGAGGCATGTTAACCGCTTGCTCTAAAGGCAAACCCGAGTTCCGCGGCGTGGACATCTCCGAGGTGGACTATGCGCGTGACTTCCCGCTCCCCGACCACAACGGGCAGCAGCGCAGCATTAAGGACTTCAGCGGCAAGGTGGTGGTGGTTTTCTTTGGTTACACCCAGTGCCCCGATGTGTGCCCGACCACCATGCAGGAAATGGCCGAGGTCAAGCGCATGCTGGGCAAGGATGGCGATCGTCTGCAGGCGATTTTTGTCACGGTCGACCCCGAGCGCGATACGGCGGACATGCTCAAGGCCTACATGGGCAATTTCGATCCAAGCTTTTTGGCCCTGCGCGGCACGCCCGAGCAGACCGCTGCGGTGGCCAAGGACTTCAAGATTTACTACAAGAAGGTTGATGGCAAAACGCCCACCAGCTACACCATGGACCACTCGGCCGGCAGCTACATCTACGACACACAGGGGCGGCTGCGCGTCTACTACCGCTACGGCAGCGGTGTCGAGGCACTCGCCGCTGACGTGCGCACCTTGCTGGACGAGGCGAAGTAA
- the cyoE gene encoding heme o synthase gives MSIAASLPTSSRLVQYYQLTKPRVVQLIVFCALIGMVLAVPGLPSGNELLRMLAASAGIWLVAGAAAAFNCLVEKTIDAKMKRTAWRPTAKGQLSDMQALVFSAVLCVAGSAILLVWVNPITMWLTFATFVGYAVIYTLLLKPNTPQNIVIGGASGAMPPVLGWASMTGNVGPEALILFLIIFLWTPPHFWALALYRVEEYRKSGLPMLPVTHGNAFTRLQVFLYTLVLFAGCLMPFVYGMSSWIYLAAAVLLSGGFCAYGFALWRNYSDALARKTFRFSLIHLSLLFAALLIDHYVL, from the coding sequence ATGAGCATCGCTGCGTCTCTTCCTACATCGTCGCGTCTGGTGCAGTACTACCAGCTGACCAAGCCGCGCGTGGTGCAGCTGATCGTGTTTTGCGCGCTGATTGGCATGGTGCTGGCCGTGCCGGGCCTGCCGTCGGGCAATGAGCTGCTGCGCATGCTGGCAGCCAGTGCGGGCATCTGGCTGGTCGCGGGTGCTGCAGCTGCGTTTAATTGCCTGGTGGAAAAAACCATTGATGCCAAGATGAAACGCACCGCCTGGCGCCCCACGGCCAAGGGACAGCTGTCGGATATGCAGGCGCTGGTCTTCTCGGCCGTGTTGTGTGTGGCGGGTTCGGCCATCTTGCTGGTCTGGGTCAACCCCATCACGATGTGGCTGACCTTTGCCACCTTCGTGGGCTATGCGGTGATCTACACCCTGCTGCTCAAACCCAACACGCCGCAGAACATCGTGATCGGCGGCGCCTCAGGCGCCATGCCGCCGGTGCTGGGCTGGGCGTCCATGACGGGCAATGTGGGCCCGGAGGCGCTGATCCTGTTCCTGATTATTTTCCTGTGGACGCCGCCTCACTTTTGGGCCTTGGCCCTTTACCGCGTGGAGGAGTACCGCAAGTCGGGCCTGCCGATGCTGCCTGTGACGCATGGCAATGCCTTCACGCGGCTGCAGGTGTTTCTCTACACCCTGGTTCTTTTTGCCGGTTGCCTGATGCCCTTTGTTTACGGCATGAGTTCGTGGATCTATCTGGCAGCGGCAGTGCTGCTCAGCGGCGGTTTTTGCGCCTATGGTTTTGCGCTGTGGCGCAACTACTCGGATGCGCTGGCCCGCAAAACCTTCCGTTTTTCCCTTATTCACCTGAGCCTGCTGTTTGCGGCGCTACTGATCGATCACTATGTTCTGTGA
- a CDS encoding COX15/CtaA family protein, with protein sequence MTDLYDLSPLLRLMLLGTVIALGPLAWVWWRSRGSSRGRRLQALTVLTLFLTFDLVMFGSFTRLTDSGLGCPDWPGCYGNASPLGAHSEISAAQQAMPTGPVTHGKAWVEMVHRYLATGVGVLIIVLTVAAWRERRRARSAAAPTGDEALSPWWPTVTLAWVCLQGAFGALTVTMKLFPAIVTLHLIGGLVLLALLCVQAVRYTRATAGVGPAPVAPGLRFLLWLALLLVSAQVVLGGWVSTNYAVLACTTFPACQGSWWPEMDFSQAFEVWRPLGLLKDGSHIGFAALTAIHYVHRLFAYAVLALLVLLAWRLRSPGPQADGTPAHGRQRVVQARWLLGLAALQLLTGLSNVVLDWPLVAAVLHTGGAAALVVVLTWALDSSTVLARGVDRVQRTPVGATGAKA encoded by the coding sequence ATGACCGATCTCTACGATCTCTCGCCGCTCCTGCGCTTGATGCTGCTGGGGACCGTGATTGCCCTGGGACCCTTGGCGTGGGTGTGGTGGCGCAGCCGTGGATCTTCCCGGGGGCGGCGTTTGCAGGCCCTGACGGTACTCACGCTGTTTCTGACGTTCGATCTGGTGATGTTTGGCTCCTTCACGCGCCTGACCGACTCTGGTCTGGGGTGCCCCGACTGGCCCGGCTGCTATGGCAACGCCAGCCCGCTGGGGGCACACAGTGAAATTTCGGCGGCGCAGCAGGCCATGCCCACCGGGCCGGTGACACATGGCAAAGCCTGGGTGGAAATGGTGCACCGTTACCTGGCCACCGGTGTGGGTGTGTTGATCATCGTCTTGACCGTGGCCGCCTGGCGCGAGCGCCGCCGGGCCCGTAGCGCTGCCGCCCCAACGGGCGATGAAGCCTTGAGCCCCTGGTGGCCCACGGTGACGCTGGCATGGGTGTGCCTGCAAGGCGCGTTTGGCGCCCTGACCGTGACCATGAAGCTGTTTCCCGCGATCGTTACCTTGCATTTGATAGGAGGGCTGGTGTTGCTGGCGCTGCTGTGCGTGCAGGCCGTGCGTTACACCCGCGCCACTGCGGGTGTAGGGCCTGCACCGGTGGCCCCGGGCCTGCGCTTCTTGCTGTGGCTGGCTTTGCTGCTGGTGTCAGCACAGGTGGTACTGGGCGGTTGGGTGAGCACCAACTATGCGGTGCTGGCGTGTACCACCTTTCCCGCTTGCCAGGGAAGCTGGTGGCCCGAGATGGATTTTTCCCAGGCTTTTGAGGTGTGGCGACCCCTGGGCCTGCTCAAGGATGGCAGCCATATCGGCTTTGCCGCGCTGACAGCCATCCACTACGTGCACCGGCTTTTTGCCTATGCCGTGCTGGCCTTGCTGGTGCTGCTGGCCTGGCGCCTGCGCAGCCCAGGGCCGCAGGCTGACGGCACGCCAGCCCATGGGCGGCAGCGGGTTGTGCAGGCGCGCTGGCTGCTGGGCCTGGCCGCCTTGCAATTGCTGACCGGTTTAAGCAACGTGGTGCTGGACTGGCCGCTGGTGGCTGCCGTGCTGCACACGGGCGGCGCTGCTGCGCTGGTGGTGGTGCTGACCTGGGCGCTGGATTCCAGCACGGTGCTGGCGCGAGGAGTCGACCGTGTACAACGCACCCCGGTGGGTGCCACAGGAGCCAAGGCATGA
- a CDS encoding SURF1 family protein — MAATAALGRWQLDRAAQKEALQAVIDARIHLPPLEADAFEQMVASGTAEALHRRVVLRGHWVARNTVFLDNRQMQGRQGFIVVTPLQPEHSPAAILVQRGWVPRNFQDRTALPPVATPEGLVELTGRIAAPPTRLLELEGGHQAEGSSRIRQNLDLDAFKSETGLPLADVSVLQTDAENEGLLRQWPQARAGVEKNYGYAFQWFGLCSLIAILYVWFQLVRRFIRPRNTTP, encoded by the coding sequence ATGGCCGCCACGGCAGCGTTAGGGCGCTGGCAGCTCGACCGCGCAGCCCAGAAAGAGGCTTTGCAAGCGGTCATCGATGCCCGCATTCACCTGCCGCCCCTGGAGGCCGACGCCTTCGAACAAATGGTGGCATCCGGTACGGCGGAGGCATTGCATCGCCGGGTGGTGTTGCGCGGGCACTGGGTGGCGCGCAACACGGTGTTTCTGGACAATCGGCAAATGCAGGGGCGGCAAGGGTTCATCGTGGTCACGCCGCTGCAGCCTGAGCACAGTCCGGCCGCCATCCTGGTGCAGCGTGGCTGGGTGCCGCGCAATTTTCAAGACCGTACCGCTTTGCCTCCCGTGGCCACGCCTGAAGGCTTGGTGGAGCTGACTGGGCGTATTGCAGCACCTCCGACACGCCTGCTAGAGCTCGAAGGGGGCCACCAGGCGGAGGGGTCTTCCCGTATCCGGCAAAATCTCGACCTGGATGCGTTCAAGTCCGAAACAGGGTTGCCGCTGGCGGATGTCTCCGTTTTGCAAACAGATGCCGAAAATGAGGGCTTGCTGCGCCAATGGCCACAGGCTCGTGCCGGTGTGGAAAAGAACTACGGCTACGCATTCCAATGGTTCGGGCTTTGCAGCCTGATTGCGATTCTTTATGTCTGGTTTCAACTTGTCCGACGCTTCATCCGCCCCCGCAACACAACGCCCTGA
- a CDS encoding twin transmembrane helix small protein: protein MIILVILVFLAILASLGAALFFMMRAGKDNQASGRRMAGALAWRVGLSIFLFVCLLLAWKLGYIQPTGLPASR, encoded by the coding sequence ATGATCATTCTGGTGATACTTGTATTTTTGGCCATTCTCGCCAGCCTTGGTGCCGCGCTGTTCTTCATGATGCGCGCTGGCAAGGATAACCAGGCCAGCGGCCGCCGTATGGCCGGGGCGCTGGCTTGGCGGGTAGGCCTTTCCATATTCTTGTTTGTCTGTCTTCTGTTGGCATGGAAGCTCGGCTACATCCAGCCCACGGGGCTGCCCGCAAGCCGCTGA
- a CDS encoding cytochrome c oxidase subunit 3, protein MSATTHGATPYYYVPAESRHPIMAAIGLFFVILGASQWINGQDWGQYSLFLGLAWWLFVLYQWFRDAAQESEGGLYSRKIDLSYRWSMSWFIFSEVMFFGAFFTALWWARAHSVPALGSLDNAILWPDFKAVWPSMAAGATGSPAGIVEPFQTVGPFWLPTINTALLLTSGVTLTIAHHALRENLRGKTIAFMWITVLLGVTFLCVQGYEYYHLYTDLNLKMTSGVFGSTFFMLTGFHGFHVFLGMLMLLVITLRLQKGHFTAEHHFGFEGAAWYWHFVDVVWLGLYLLVYWM, encoded by the coding sequence ATGAGTGCAACAACCCACGGCGCAACCCCGTACTACTACGTTCCCGCAGAGTCGCGCCATCCCATCATGGCGGCGATAGGGCTGTTTTTCGTGATCCTGGGCGCCAGCCAATGGATTAATGGACAAGACTGGGGGCAGTATTCGCTGTTCCTGGGACTGGCCTGGTGGCTGTTCGTGCTGTACCAGTGGTTCCGTGATGCAGCGCAAGAAAGCGAAGGCGGTCTGTACAGCCGCAAGATTGACCTCTCGTACCGCTGGAGCATGAGCTGGTTCATCTTTTCGGAGGTGATGTTCTTCGGCGCCTTCTTCACGGCCTTGTGGTGGGCACGTGCCCACTCGGTGCCTGCCCTCGGGAGCTTGGACAATGCCATTCTCTGGCCCGACTTCAAGGCCGTCTGGCCCAGCATGGCCGCTGGTGCCACGGGTTCGCCCGCCGGTATTGTCGAGCCGTTCCAGACCGTCGGCCCATTCTGGTTGCCGACCATCAACACGGCCCTGCTGCTGACCTCGGGGGTGACGCTCACCATCGCCCACCATGCGCTGCGCGAGAACCTGCGCGGCAAGACCATCGCTTTCATGTGGATCACGGTGCTGCTGGGTGTCACGTTCCTGTGCGTTCAAGGCTATGAGTACTATCACCTCTACACCGATCTGAACCTCAAGATGACGTCGGGTGTGTTTGGCTCCACCTTCTTCATGCTGACGGGTTTCCATGGTTTCCACGTGTTTCTGGGCATGCTGATGCTGCTGGTCATCACGCTGCGGCTGCAGAAGGGCCATTTCACTGCTGAGCACCATTTCGGTTTCGAAGGAGCAGCCTGGTATTGGCACTTCGTTGACGTGGTCTGGCTGGGCCTGTATTTGCTGGTCTACTGGATGTAA
- a CDS encoding DUF2970 domain-containing protein: MNHSDANNDNPQGEVLRKGSLLRTMKAVAWSLIGLRKDSEYRNDLERINPLHIIAVGLIAIFALVAFLIVAVKLIV, translated from the coding sequence ATGAACCACAGCGATGCGAACAACGATAACCCGCAGGGCGAAGTGCTGCGCAAGGGTTCCCTGTTGCGCACCATGAAAGCGGTCGCCTGGTCCCTGATTGGGCTGCGCAAGGACAGTGAATACCGGAACGATCTGGAACGCATCAATCCACTGCACATCATCGCGGTCGGGCTGATTGCCATCTTCGCGCTGGTGGCTTTTTTGATCGTGGCAGTGAAATTAATAGTCTGA
- a CDS encoding cytochrome c oxidase assembly protein → MNRRRENARMVGKLAVITVGMFAFGYALIPIYQRICEATGINILSLSERQVPGNGQAGPDARRGLNTQVDKSRTITVEFDANARGPWEFKPATRSIQVHPGELTTVMYEFQNVQNRRMAAQAIPSYAPRQAAAHFTKLECFCFNQYTLEPGEKREWPVAFVIDPRLSKDVTTITLSYTFFEVGGKTPAAPTTAAAVPPAPLMALEAAGT, encoded by the coding sequence ATGAACCGACGCCGCGAAAATGCCAGGATGGTGGGCAAGCTGGCCGTGATAACGGTGGGCATGTTCGCCTTTGGCTATGCGCTGATCCCGATTTATCAGCGCATCTGTGAAGCCACGGGGATCAACATCCTCTCGCTGTCCGAGCGCCAGGTGCCTGGCAATGGCCAAGCAGGGCCGGATGCGCGGCGTGGGCTGAATACGCAGGTCGACAAGAGCCGCACCATTACGGTTGAATTCGACGCCAATGCGCGTGGCCCCTGGGAGTTCAAACCCGCGACGCGCTCGATTCAGGTGCACCCGGGCGAGCTGACCACTGTCATGTATGAATTCCAGAATGTGCAGAACCGGCGCATGGCTGCCCAGGCCATCCCCAGTTACGCGCCGCGCCAGGCTGCAGCGCACTTCACGAAATTGGAGTGCTTCTGCTTCAACCAGTACACGCTGGAACCTGGTGAAAAGCGCGAGTGGCCAGTGGCCTTCGTGATCGATCCGCGGCTGTCCAAGGATGTCACCACGATCACGCTGTCCTACACCTTCTTCGAGGTGGGCGGCAAGACGCCCGCGGCGCCCACCACGGCAGCGGCTGTGCCGCCCGCACCCTTGATGGCGCTGGAGGCCGCAGGTACATGA
- a CDS encoding cytochrome oxidase small assembly protein — protein sequence MTTVEQKKSNLRMALVLASVAATFFVGFMAKMIVLSH from the coding sequence ATGACGACTGTAGAACAGAAAAAATCCAACCTGCGCATGGCGCTGGTGCTGGCCTCGGTAGCCGCCACCTTCTTCGTGGGTTTCATGGCCAAAATGATTGTGCTGAGCCACTGA
- the ctaD gene encoding cytochrome c oxidase subunit I, with protein MSAVLDHPAHAGGHDHDDHHHAAPSGWRRWLFATNHKDIGTLYLLFSFTMLMVGGVLALMIRAELFQPGLQLVNPELFNQLTTMHGLIMVFGAIMPAFVGFANWMIPLQIGASDMAFARMNNFSFWLMIPAALLLVGSFFMPGGAPAAGWTLYAPLTLQMGPSMDAGIFAMHILGASSIMGSINIIVTVLNMRAPGMTLMKMPMFCWTWLITAYLLIAVMPVLAGAITMTLTDRHFGTSFFNPAGGGDPVMYQHIFWFFGHPEVYIMILPAFGIISQIVPAFARKKLFGYASMVYATSSIAILSFIVWAHHMFTTGMPVTGQLFFMYATMLISVPTAVKIFNWVATMWRGSMTFETPMLFSVGFIFVFTIGGFTGLILAMAPIDIQLQDTYYVVAHFHYVLVAGSLFAMFAGAYYWLPKWTGVMYSETRGQIHFWWSMISFNITFFPMHFLGLAGMPRRYADYPMQFADFNMLASIGGFAFGFAQVYFFLFVVLPAMRGKGAKAPSKPWDGAEGLEWEVPSPAPFHTFVNPPKLDATATRIIG; from the coding sequence ATGAGCGCAGTTCTCGACCACCCCGCACACGCAGGCGGCCACGACCACGATGACCACCACCACGCAGCACCCAGTGGCTGGCGCCGCTGGCTGTTTGCTACCAACCACAAGGACATTGGCACGCTGTATTTGCTGTTCTCGTTCACCATGCTGATGGTGGGCGGCGTGCTTGCGCTGATGATCCGCGCTGAGCTGTTCCAGCCGGGCCTGCAGCTCGTCAATCCGGAGTTGTTCAACCAGCTCACGACCATGCACGGCCTGATCATGGTGTTCGGCGCCATCATGCCGGCCTTTGTGGGTTTTGCGAACTGGATGATTCCGCTGCAAATTGGCGCATCGGACATGGCTTTTGCGCGCATGAACAACTTCAGCTTCTGGCTGATGATTCCCGCCGCGCTGCTGTTGGTGGGCTCGTTCTTCATGCCCGGCGGTGCGCCGGCTGCCGGTTGGACGCTGTATGCACCGCTGACGCTGCAGATGGGCCCGTCGATGGATGCCGGTATTTTTGCCATGCACATTCTGGGTGCGTCGTCCATCATGGGCTCTATCAATATCATCGTCACCGTCCTGAATATGCGCGCTCCCGGCATGACGTTGATGAAGATGCCCATGTTCTGCTGGACCTGGCTGATTACGGCGTACCTGCTGATCGCCGTGATGCCTGTGCTGGCTGGCGCCATCACCATGACCCTGACGGATCGCCACTTTGGCACCAGCTTCTTCAACCCCGCGGGCGGCGGTGACCCGGTGATGTACCAGCACATCTTCTGGTTCTTTGGTCACCCAGAGGTCTACATCATGATCTTGCCGGCCTTCGGCATCATCAGCCAGATCGTTCCCGCGTTTGCACGTAAGAAGCTGTTTGGCTACGCCTCCATGGTGTATGCGACCTCGTCGATCGCCATTCTTTCGTTCATTGTGTGGGCGCACCACATGTTCACCACTGGCATGCCGGTGACCGGACAGTTGTTCTTCATGTACGCCACCATGCTGATTTCGGTGCCCACGGCGGTAAAGATTTTCAACTGGGTGGCCACCATGTGGCGAGGCTCGATGACCTTCGAGACGCCCATGCTGTTTTCGGTGGGTTTCATCTTCGTGTTCACCATCGGGGGTTTCACGGGTCTGATCCTGGCGATGGCCCCGATCGACATCCAACTGCAGGACACCTACTACGTGGTGGCGCATTTCCACTATGTTCTGGTGGCGGGTTCGCTGTTTGCCATGTTTGCAGGCGCCTACTACTGGCTGCCCAAGTGGACCGGCGTGATGTATTCCGAAACGCGCGGCCAGATTCACTTCTGGTGGTCGATGATTTCGTTCAACATCACGTTTTTCCCCATGCACTTCCTGGGCCTGGCGGGCATGCCACGTCGTTATGCCGACTACCCCATGCAGTTTGCTGACTTCAATATGCTCGCCAGCATCGGAGGCTTTGCTTTCGGGTTTGCGCAGGTCTATTTCTTCTTGTTCGTGGTGTTGCCGGCCATGCGTGGCAAGGGCGCCAAAGCCCCCTCGAAGCCCTGGGATGGTGCCGAAGGGCTGGAGTGGGAAGTGCCTTCGCCCGCACCCTTCCACACCTTTGTGAACCCGCCCAAGCTGGACGCCACGGCGACCCGCATCATTGGTTGA